The proteins below come from a single Caldisericia bacterium genomic window:
- a CDS encoding Asp23/Gls24 family envelope stress response protein, whose amino-acid sequence MKGKTFITKRAIKQIAVLSAMRCYGVVGLSPVNLKESIQKILGWDEGKRGVEVFIDDRNIKIVFHVILLRNINVKEVVNNLITQTVYAFEKMTKLTPEVVVVVEGIKEG is encoded by the coding sequence ATGAAAGGAAAAACTTTTATAACCAAGAGGGCAATTAAACAAATAGCGGTTCTCTCCGCCATGCGATGTTATGGTGTTGTGGGGCTTTCTCCAGTTAACCTTAAAGAGAGTATCCAGAAGATACTGGGATGGGATGAAGGAAAAAGAGGTGTTGAGGTATTCATTGACGATAGAAACATAAAAATAGTTTTTCATGTAATTCTCTTAAGGAACATAAATGTAAAAGAGGTTGTGAACAATTTAATTACACAAACCGTATATGCCTTTGAAAAAATGACAAAACTAACTCCTGAAGTAGTGGTTGTTGTTGAGGGTATAAAGGAGGGATAA
- a CDS encoding endonuclease III, with protein MIDTVQRIIETLKREKKKFKRTAISEIHKTKDPFRVLISCLLSLRTKDEVTLKASERLFSVAKTPQEFLNLPTKKIEELIYPVGFYRVKAKRIKEISKIIIERYGGKVPDNLEELLTLPGVGRKTANIVITQGFNKYGIAVDTHVHRVSNRLGLVKTKTPEETEVKLREIIPKKYWIELNDLFVSFGQNICTPISPRCSICPISKYCDKVGVKTHR; from the coding sequence GTGATAGACACGGTACAAAGAATTATAGAAACTCTTAAAAGAGAAAAGAAAAAATTTAAAAGAACTGCTATATCTGAGATTCATAAGACAAAGGACCCGTTCAGGGTCCTTATCTCATGTCTCCTCTCGCTTAGAACAAAGGATGAAGTTACACTAAAGGCAAGTGAAAGGCTCTTTTCAGTAGCAAAAACCCCACAGGAGTTTTTGAACCTTCCAACCAAAAAAATTGAGGAACTTATCTACCCTGTGGGATTTTATAGAGTTAAGGCAAAGAGGATTAAAGAAATTTCAAAAATCATAATAGAGAGATACGGTGGAAAGGTTCCAGATAACTTAGAGGAACTTCTGACTCTTCCAGGTGTTGGAAGAAAAACAGCAAATATAGTTATTACACAGGGCTTTAACAAATATGGTATTGCTGTGGATACCCATGTGCATAGAGTATCAAATAGATTAGGACTTGTTAAAACGAAGACACCAGAGGAAACAGAGGTTAAGTTAAGAGAAATAATTCCGAAGAAATACTGGATAGAGTTAAATGATTTGTTTGTATCGTTTGGACAAAACATTTGCACTCCAATATCTCCAAGATGTTCCATATGTCCCATAAGTAAATACTGCGATAAAGTTGGGGTAAAAACTCACAGATAG